A region of the Polaribacter sp. L3A8 genome:
GAGCTAAGGGTTTCTGAATGGTAAGGTTAAAATATTTTGAAATGATAAGTGAACAAACAAAAGAACTAGCAAAGACCGTTTAGAGTCCATTCGAGCGATTCTTGAGAAGACAATCATCAAGCGGAATATTACTGTTGATTGCAGCGGTTATCGCTATGTTATGGAGTAATTCACCATATACTGATGTGTATTTCGATTTTTGGAATAAAGAATTAACCTTAGGGCATGGAACACTTCAGGTTTCAGAACCATTGATACTTTGGGTAAATGATGGTCTGATGGCTTTATTCTTTTTTGTAGTCGGTTTGGAAATCAAACGAGAAGTAATGGCTGGAGAATTGTCAACAATAAAGGAGGTAATTATGCCTTTTACAGCAGCTATTGGGGGAATGGCAGTGCCTGCGATAATTTTTATATTAATTGCAGGAAATACTCCAATTGGTCATGGTTGGGGCATTCCTATGGCTACAGATATTGCTTTTAGCTTGGGAATCTTAAGTCTTTTGGGGGCTATGGTGCCAATAGGGTTAAAGGTATTTCTTACTGCTTTGGCTATTGTAGATGATATTGGAGCAATACTGATTATTGCATTTTTTTATAGCAACGATATTCAATGGGGGTATCTACAAGTAGCAGCTGGTTTGTTTCTGCTATTACTGATTTTTAATTATTTTAACCTACGTATTGTTGCCCTATACCTTTTCGTTGGATTGTTTGTTTGGTTTTGTTTTCTAAAATCAGGTGTACATCCAACTGTAGCTGGCGTTTTAGTTGCTTTAACAATCCCTGCAAGAAGAAAAATAAAAATGCAAGATTTTATCAAGCAAACTAAATCTAGTTTAGTATTATTTGATAAAGCTAAATGGCTAGACTCAAAAGTTTTGCTAGGAAAAGAACAGATTACAGCAGTAGACTGCATCGCAGAAAATGTTAAAAAAGTACAATCGCCTGTTCAGAGTTTAGAAAATTCACTGAGTACTTTCACTGCCAATTTGGTGATGCCAATATTTGCGCTTGCAAATGCCTCCATTGTTATTGTTGCAAGTGAATTTAATTTGTTAAACAGGGCAACCTTTGGTGTAGGGCTTAGCTTATTGCTAGGAAAGGTAGTAGGTGTTAGTTTGTTTTCTTGGCTAAGTGTTCGTTTGGGATGGGCAAAATTACCAACTGGCGTTAATTGGACACAAATAATAGGAGTAGGTTTTTTGTCCGGAATAGGATTTACCATGTCTTTGTTTATCACAAATTTAGCATATGCAGACGCAACAGTAATTACCGCTTCTAAAATAGGAATAGTAATCGGTTCATTATTAGCAGGGGTGATCGGTTTCATTATCCTGAAAATTAATTTCAGGAAAATGGAAAGTACCTAAAAGACCAAGACTTATAATGATTGTTCATAGAGAATACACGTCAAAAAGAAATCTTCTTTCAGTTTGTGAAGTTTTGTTTTTTAATATTTAAAACTAAAATATTTTAATGATGTAACTTATTCATGAAATGATGTAACGCTTAAAGCTATTACTATAATGATCTTTGTAAACTAATAAATGATTAATTATTGGTGAAATTTAAGCGAGCAAAATATGAAGACAATCTTTAATAAATAGTGTCTTAATTGGGGAACTAAAAAATAATGGAGCTAAAAGTACCAATACTTATAGTGCCCTTTTTGTACTTATAAAAAACCAAAAAGTTTGAAGTAAATAACATTTTTTTTTAACTAAATACTAAAAAGTAAAAGATGAAAAGAATAACAACAGCCAATTGGCAAGGAAGCCTTAAAGAAGGTAAAGGATCATTAAGTACACAAAGTAAAATATTAGATAAAACCAATTACAGTTTTAAAACCCGTTTTGAGGAAGGTGAAAAGGGAACTAATCCAGAAGAATTACTGGCTGCCGCTCATGCGGGATGTTTTACAATGTCAGTAGCATCTATTTTAGATAAAAAGGGTTTAACTCCTGATAAATTAGATACAAAAGCAATTTTAACGTTAAAGGGATTAGATATAACGGATATACATTTATCTATAACAGGTGCTGTAAAAGGTATCGATGCAGATGCTTTTGCAGTAATTGTTAAGGATGCTGAAGGAAATTGTATCATCTCTAAAGCATTAAAAGTAACAATTACATCTGAATCTCATTTGGATGCTTAATAAATTGAAAATAAGAATTCTCAGAGTAAAGGAATTACGAGTTTGTGAATAAGAAACTGATTCGTGTAAATGGACTGAAGCATCCGTTTTAAACCTATAACAGCATAAAAATAAATAATTAAAAAACATTTAATACTATGAATACTAAAATTAAACAAGGACTAATCGGTGGCGTTGTTGCCACTGTTGTAATGACTGCATTCATGATGATTGCTGCTATAATAGGGATGCCAAAAATGAGTCCACCGAAAATGCTTGCCACGATGATGGGACTCCCTATTTTAGTTGGGTGGATTATGCATTTTATGATAGGTGTAATATTTGCTTTAGTGTATGCATTCTACTTTATGAATTTGCTAAAAAGTATAAATAGTAATGTTCTTAAAGGAGTTATTTTTGGAGTTGCTGCATTCATCTTTGCACAAATTGCCATGGCAATATTAGGGGCTATAAAGGGAGGTATGCCTGCATCTGAGGATAGTGTGCTATTAATTATGGTTGCTGGTATAGTTGGTCATATTGTTTTTGGAATTGTTGTAGCTCTTCTTGTTAAAGATGTTGGTAGCACTACCAATTTTGAGTTAGATCAGAAAAAAGGGGTCTGATAAAGAAATGATCCTTTGCAATTTGACTAACAAATGTCAATAAAATAGCTCTTTTAAAATTGGATCAATATAAGTTGGTACTTGTAAATTCATTATAAAAACCACATGCTAGTTCATCAATACGTTAATAAAATAGAGCTAAAAAAGAGGTAGACATCTCGCTAACGCAAAATGTTTTCAGCATACAATTGACTCTTTTTATGATCTATGCTGGATTTAGCCCTCTTACTTTTAATAGAATCGATTATCAGGCTTAAGTTCCTGATTGGGTCTATTGAGTAAGGATTTAGTGGTCTAGTTTACTGTTGTGTAAAAAGCAACGTGTAAATATTGGTTAGACCTTAGCCACATTCTTTGTCCTGGTTTTTCCAGTGAATATAGCTCAATACCTTGATGGAAAAGATGCTTTTTGAGACTTTAAATTCTGATAGCGCCAGATTAATCCGACTTTTCTTTAACCAGTTTTCATTGTTTGGGCATTGTGGTCTTTTGGTGCTTCTAAATCATATAGAAAGGCTGAGAAATAACAGCTTTTTTATCAAAAATTAAATTAAAACGTAACTATTATGAAAGTATTACAAATAATAAAATATGGAGAACTTAAAGATAGTTTATCAATAAATGAAATAGAGAAACCATCCATAATGCCTACGGATATTCTTATTGAAACCAAAGCAGCAGGATTGAACCCTATAGATTATAAAATGGTGAGTGGTGCATTAAAAGATATGGTTCCATTGTCACTTTCCTGCACAATTGGTTTTGATGTGAGTGGTGTAATTGTGGAGAAAGGAGCGGAAGTGACCAAGTTTGAACTAGGTGATGCTGTGTATACCAGAGTGCCTCAACAACAAATGGGTACTCTTGCAGAATATGTGGCTGTTGAGAGTAGTGTGGTTTCTAAAAAACCCGATAATATATCGTTTGTAGAAGCTGCCGGTTTACCATTAGTAGGTCTTACCTCAATTCAGGCTTTGGAACGTGTTGGTATAAAAAAAGGAGATAAAGTGCTTATTCATGCAGGATCGGGAGGTGTAGGAACTTTTGCAATTCAATATGCCAAAGCAAAAGGAGCCTTTGTGTACACTACCACTAGCACTACAAATGTTGATATGGTTAAGGCGCTTGGAGCCGACCGTGTGATAGATTATAAAACGGAAGATTACAAAACGATTGCTAAAGATTTAGATATTGTTTTTGATACCCTAGGTGACAACTACACATTAGAAGCCTTTAAATTAATTAAAGAAGGTGGAAAAGTAACCACTATAGTGGGGCCACCAGACAAAGAAACGGCTATAAATATGGGGATGAGTGATTATGTTTTACCTGAAGAATTGGCAAAACTGATCAGTGAAAAATCTGCGATCTATAAATTAAGCTGGATGCAACCTAATGGAGAGCAATTAGACAAACTCTCAGTTATGGTAAAAGACAAGAAGATAAAGCCAGTGGTTGATAGAGTTTTTTCTTTTGAAGATAGTATTGAAGCTTATTTGTACTTATCTACAGGCAGAGCAAAGGGTAAAGTGATTGTAAACCTATCCTAATCGATTTATAAAATTGAACTACTAACGAATATATTTAGAAAAAAGATAAAATATTATGATGAAAGAAAAACAGCATGTATTAGTTGCCGGAGCGAACTGTACTACGGGAAGAACCATCATCAATTTATTAGTAAAATCAGAAATCTATCAACCAATTGCTATGGTTCGGAAGCAGGATCAACTCTACATCATTTGAAGCTGCATTAAAAATTTGCTGAATATGTTACAGTAAAAATAACAGAAGTAATTATAGAAATAAATATTATGAGCAAAAATATATCTGACCAACTGGTTGAAACATTAGTAGATGCTGGAATTCAAAGAATTTATTCTGTAACGGGAGACAGTCTTAATCATGTAAACGCAGCAGTTCATCGTAATGGAAAAATTAAATGGGTTCATGTACGTAACGAAGAGACAGCCGCATTTGCTGCTAGTGCAGAGTCTCAGTTAAATGGGTTGGCATGTTGCGCTGGTAGTAGCGGTCCCGGACATGTTCATTTGATAAACGGTTTGTATGATGCGCACCGTTCATCTGCATCGGTGTTAGCCATTGCTTCTACGATACATACCAATGAGTTTGGAACAGGTGCTTTTCAGGAAACAAACACCATTAAACTTTTTGATGATTGCAGTTACTATAACCAAATGGCCACAACACCAGCACAGTTGCCACGTATGTTACAGGCTGCTCTACAAAATGCAGTGCATAAAAAAGGTGTTGCAGTTATTGGCTTGCCAGGTGATATTACCAACCAGCGAGCAGTAGAAGCGGAAACAACTACTTTACTATTCAGAAATACGCCTGTTGTTAGGCCATCGGAAGGCGAATTAGTTCAACTAGCAGAATTGATAAACTCGCATAAAAAAGTTACTATTTTTTGTGGAATTGGAGCAGCAGAGTCACACAAAGAAGTTGTTCAATTGGCTGAAAAGCTTAAAGCTCCCGTAGCCTATTCTTATAAAGCGAAGATGTCAATTCAGCATAATAATCCATATGAAGTAGGGCTTACAGGATTGTTGGGTATTCCATCGGCTTATCATGCAATGCACGAGTGTGAGTTACTAATATTACTAGGTACAGATTTTCCCTATACCTCTTTTATGCCTAGTAAGAATAAGATTGTTCAAATAGATATTAAACCAGAAAACCTTGGACGAAGAGCAAAACTAGATTTGGGACTGTGTGGCGATGTAAAAGATACTTTGCAGGTATTATTGCCTTTGCTAGAGATAAAAGAGAACAGCTCTTTTCTTGATGAGCAATTGGAGTTTTATCAAGAAGTAAAAAAGAACTTACAGTCTTATGTAAAAGAAACCGGAAAACCTGATGAAATTCACCCAGAATTTGTTGCTTCTGTAATTAATAAGTTGGCTGCCGACGATGCCATTTTTACGGTTGATACCGGAATGTGTTGCGTATGGGCTGCACGCTATATTGATGGAACTGGAGAACGTAAAATGTTGGGTTCATTTAATCATGGTTCTATGGCAAATGCAATGCCACAAGCAATAGGTGCTGCATTTGCACGTCCAGATCAACAGGTTGTTGCCTTCTGTGGTGATGGAGGGATTTCTATGTTATTGGGCGATCTTATAACCATTGTTCAATATAACTTACCTATAAAGATTATTATTTTCAACAACCGTTCGTTGGGAATGGTAAAGCTTGAAATGGAAGTAGAAGGAATTCCCGATCAGGAAACGGATATGTTAAATCCCGATTTTATAAAAATAGCAGAAGCTATGGGAATGAAGGGTATTGGTATTGATGATCCGGATGATGTACAGGCAGGCTTAGAAAAAGCGTTTATCCATGAAGGTCCTGTATTGGTTTCTATTAAGACCGATCCGAATGCTCTTGCTATGCCACCAAAGTTAGAATTTGACCAAGCAAAAGGGTTTGCTTTATATATGGGTAAAATGATGTTAAACGGGCGTATGGATGAGGCCTTTAAGGTTATCTCGTCTAATTATAAGCATTTGGGAGAGGTTATTTAATTTAACCTTTAATGACTACTCAAAAAATATACTATAATTATATAACGAATAAAGAAAGTAGTTTAATGGGTTCTGCAATTTTCTTTATTCAACAACCAGAAAAATTATTTTTTAGAACCCACCTTAAAAATTAAATACAATGGTACAATCATTTAAAAAATTTGGCTTTGCAGTTTTGGTAACTGTATTTGGTGCATTTTCAGTAAATGCACAAAGCGATTTAATGTGGAAAATAGACAAAGCTCATACTTCAGTAAATTTCTCTGTTAATCACTTCTTTTCATCCGTTACCGGAAAGTTTACAAGCTTTGAAGGTGATATTAATTTTGACCGCAACAACTTAAAATCTAGTAAAGTAGACTTTACTGTTCTGATTAATAGCGTAAATACTGATGACAAAAAAAGGGACGAACATCTTCAATCTTCCGAATTTTTTGATGTACAAGTTTATCCTAATATGACATTCAAATCAACTAAAGTTGAAAAGAAATCAGAAAAAGAATATTCGGTTTATGGTAAATTAACCATCAAGGATATAACCAAAGATGTTGTTTTACCAATGAAAATCACTGGCGAAATGGAACACCCAATGATGAAGGGTAAGATTATTTTGGGTGTTTTAATAGATACAACTTTAAACAGAACTGTTTATGGCGTAGGTACAGGAGATTGGGCAACAACAATGGTAGTGGGCGATGAAGTACGAATACAGATTCCTATGGAACTCAACCGCATGAAATAAAAAAATAAATTTTCAGCAATTTAAGGGCAGTATATGTAAGCTGTACGATAAAAAAATCGCTAGAGCTTAGTCATACCAATACATTAATCGAAGTATCACGATAAAGTTCTCGTTTCGTTAAACTTGGAATAGAATAACAAGTTTTAAATTTTTGATCATTTGAAATGAGATGTTTTAAAAATAATTATGGCAAAGGAAGTAAACGCACTAAAGGAAGCTTTAAATAAACCCAAGCAGATTGATGAAATTCTTGATGAACAGATTCAAACTGGTCTTCGAGAATACAAGCGGTCAAATCAGGCCTTGTTTCTTTCTGCAATATCAGCAGGCTTAGAAGTAGGGTTTAGTGTATTTCTTATGGCTACTATTTATAGTTTGTTTAATGGTGTTATTCATCCATCAATACTTCATGTTTTGTTGGCTATTGCCTATCCTCTTGGTTTTATATTTGTAGTGATTGGTAAATCAGAACTCTTTACAGAGCATACTACCTTATCTGTAATTCCTGTTTTAAATAGAAACGCAACAATAAAGAGCCTGTTAATTCTATGGGGTCTGGTGTATGCGGGAAATTTATTAGGAGGTTATTTTTTTGGATACATTCTATCTGTTTTACCAGAACGACTGAACGCTATAGATAATGGAGCATTCTATGGAATCGCAAAAAAATTAATCGATCACCCGTGGTATATTATTTTAGGAAGCGGAATTCTTGCCGGATGGTTAATGGGCTTGTTGTCATGGTTAGTTACTTCTTCACAAGATACCTTAAGCAGAATTGTGATAATTACTTTAATAACTTCTGTAATTGGAATAGGAGGACTGCACCACTCCATCGTAGGATCTATCGAAGTGTTTACAGCTTCTTTAACAAGTGTTAAAATAACCTGGGTAAATTATTTACATGTTCAAACATGGGCAACACTGGGCAATATTATAGGTGGAGTTGTATTTGTAGCATTCCTGAAATTTAGCCATGCAAACCAGCATAATAAACATTACATATCGTCTCTTAATAAGAAATAATTTAAAACGCTTAAACACTTAAAAAAAAATGAAAAATAGTTTTAACATTAATAAAATTGAATCGCCACTTTTAAAAAACATACTAAATTATAGAAAGACAATTATCATTGTATTTCTTTTATTGCTGGGGTTTTTTAGTGCATTTTTTCAAATAGAGCCCGAAGAAGTTGGTGTTATTACCCGCTTTGGTAAGTTTGTAAAAAAAGTAGAACCAGGGCTTAATATGAAAATACCTTTTATAGATGAGCTGTATAAAGTACCTGTTGAAAGACAACAAAAACTAGAATTTGGTTTTAGAACAGTAAAAGCGGGTGTTCATACTCAATACTCGAAATCTGTTGCAAAAGATGAGTCTTTAATGCTTACCGGAGATCTTAATCTTGCCGATGTGGAATGGGTTGTACAATACCGTATTAATGATGCTTATAATTATTTATTTAAGGTAAGGAATCCTAAAAATACATTACGAGATGTATCAGAAGCGGCACTTAGACAAATTATTGGAGATCGAACTGTAAATGAAGTTTTAACTGTTGGCCGTACAGAAATAGCAACCAAAATGGAAGCGCTTGTAAACCAAATATGTAAGGAATATTCATTAGGTATTAAAATTGATCAGATTGTACTGCAAGATGTGAATCCGCCACAACCGGTAAAAGCCGCTTTTAATGCAGTAAACCAAGCACAACAAGAAAGAGAAACTTTGATTAATCAAGCAAAATCAGAGTATAATAAAGTGATACCTAAAGCAAGTGGACAAGCAGAGGAAACCATACAAAAGGCCGAAGGATTTGCTACCCAGCGGGTGAATAAAGCACTCGGAGAAGTTGCCCGTTTTAATGCTATTTATAAAGAATATATGAAAGCTCCTGGGGTTACTAGAAGCAGAATTTATCTGGAAACAATGGCATCTGTTTTACCAAAATTAGGCAATAAAATTATTATAGATGAACAAGGAAACAATGTATTGCCTTTATTACAAATGCAGTTAAACAAATAAACATTAAAATAATGAAGAAAAATAAAATTATATTTTTAGGCATCACTTTGATAACATTGCTGATCGTAATATACCAAAGTGTTTATATTGTAAAAGAAACAGAACAAGTTGTGATTACTCAATTTGGTAAACCTGTGGGAGAAGCTATAACAGACCCAGGATTAATGTTTAAAATCCCTTTTATTCAAAAAACCAATTATTTCGAAAAACGCTATATGGAATGGGATGGAGACCCAAACCAAGTACCTACAAAAGATAAAAAATTTATATTTGTGGATACTTATGCCCGATGGAAAATTACAGATCCATTGCAGTTTTTTATAAGAATGACCAATGAAAGAGGGGCGCAAACCCGTTTGAATGATATTCTTGATGGTGAAACCAGAGATTATATTGCAGCTCATGATCTAGAAGAAGCTGTACGTTCTGAAAACAGGGTTCCGGCTTCTTCAGGCGCAACTGGTCAAATGATTTCAGATTCGCTTGTTAACATATCTGTTGGACGTCAGGAATTACAACGTATGATACTAAAGTCTGCGAATATAAAAACCAAAGATCTAGGTATTGCTATACTCGACTTTCGGTTTAAACGGATTAATTATGTTGAAGAAGTAAGTGAACAGGTTTACGAGCGAATGAAAAGTGAACGTTTTCGTATTGCTGATAAATTCAGATCTGAAGGACAAGGAGAAGCTTCACGTATTAATGGAGAGAAAGAAAGGGAACTAAAAAAAATCCAGTCAGAAGCCTTTAGAGAAGCGGAAGAAGTAAAAGGAAAGGCCGATGCCGAAGCAGCATCTATAT
Encoded here:
- a CDS encoding NADP-dependent oxidoreductase — its product is MKVLQIIKYGELKDSLSINEIEKPSIMPTDILIETKAAGLNPIDYKMVSGALKDMVPLSLSCTIGFDVSGVIVEKGAEVTKFELGDAVYTRVPQQQMGTLAEYVAVESSVVSKKPDNISFVEAAGLPLVGLTSIQALERVGIKKGDKVLIHAGSGGVGTFAIQYAKAKGAFVYTTTSTTNVDMVKALGADRVIDYKTEDYKTIAKDLDIVFDTLGDNYTLEAFKLIKEGGKVTTIVGPPDKETAINMGMSDYVLPEELAKLISEKSAIYKLSWMQPNGEQLDKLSVMVKDKKIKPVVDRVFSFEDSIEAYLYLSTGRAKGKVIVNLS
- a CDS encoding OsmC family peroxiredoxin codes for the protein MKRITTANWQGSLKEGKGSLSTQSKILDKTNYSFKTRFEEGEKGTNPEELLAAAHAGCFTMSVASILDKKGLTPDKLDTKAILTLKGLDITDIHLSITGAVKGIDADAFAVIVKDAEGNCIISKALKVTITSESHLDA
- a CDS encoding YceI family protein, whose amino-acid sequence is MVQSFKKFGFAVLVTVFGAFSVNAQSDLMWKIDKAHTSVNFSVNHFFSSVTGKFTSFEGDINFDRNNLKSSKVDFTVLINSVNTDDKKRDEHLQSSEFFDVQVYPNMTFKSTKVEKKSEKEYSVYGKLTIKDITKDVVLPMKITGEMEHPMMKGKIILGVLIDTTLNRTVYGVGTGDWATTMVVGDEVRIQIPMELNRMK
- the hflC gene encoding protease modulator HflC, translated to MKKNKIIFLGITLITLLIVIYQSVYIVKETEQVVITQFGKPVGEAITDPGLMFKIPFIQKTNYFEKRYMEWDGDPNQVPTKDKKFIFVDTYARWKITDPLQFFIRMTNERGAQTRLNDILDGETRDYIAAHDLEEAVRSENRVPASSGATGQMISDSLVNISVGRQELQRMILKSANIKTKDLGIAILDFRFKRINYVEEVSEQVYERMKSERFRIADKFRSEGQGEASRINGEKERELKKIQSEAFREAEEVKGKADAEAASIYASAYNQTATSRELYVFLKSMETFETTFDTTTTVILSTDNEIFKYLKKMK
- a CDS encoding thiamine pyrophosphate-dependent enzyme, translating into MSKNISDQLVETLVDAGIQRIYSVTGDSLNHVNAAVHRNGKIKWVHVRNEETAAFAASAESQLNGLACCAGSSGPGHVHLINGLYDAHRSSASVLAIASTIHTNEFGTGAFQETNTIKLFDDCSYYNQMATTPAQLPRMLQAALQNAVHKKGVAVIGLPGDITNQRAVEAETTTLLFRNTPVVRPSEGELVQLAELINSHKKVTIFCGIGAAESHKEVVQLAEKLKAPVAYSYKAKMSIQHNNPYEVGLTGLLGIPSAYHAMHECELLILLGTDFPYTSFMPSKNKIVQIDIKPENLGRRAKLDLGLCGDVKDTLQVLLPLLEIKENSSFLDEQLEFYQEVKKNLQSYVKETGKPDEIHPEFVASVINKLAADDAIFTVDTGMCCVWAARYIDGTGERKMLGSFNHGSMANAMPQAIGAAFARPDQQVVAFCGDGGISMLLGDLITIVQYNLPIKIIIFNNRSLGMVKLEMEVEGIPDQETDMLNPDFIKIAEAMGMKGIGIDDPDDVQAGLEKAFIHEGPVLVSIKTDPNALAMPPKLEFDQAKGFALYMGKMMLNGRMDEAFKVISSNYKHLGEVI
- the nhaA gene encoding Na+/H+ antiporter NhaA, which translates into the protein MRRQSSSGILLLIAAVIAMLWSNSPYTDVYFDFWNKELTLGHGTLQVSEPLILWVNDGLMALFFFVVGLEIKREVMAGELSTIKEVIMPFTAAIGGMAVPAIIFILIAGNTPIGHGWGIPMATDIAFSLGILSLLGAMVPIGLKVFLTALAIVDDIGAILIIAFFYSNDIQWGYLQVAAGLFLLLLIFNYFNLRIVALYLFVGLFVWFCFLKSGVHPTVAGVLVALTIPARRKIKMQDFIKQTKSSLVLFDKAKWLDSKVLLGKEQITAVDCIAENVKKVQSPVQSLENSLSTFTANLVMPIFALANASIVIVASEFNLLNRATFGVGLSLLLGKVVGVSLFSWLSVRLGWAKLPTGVNWTQIIGVGFLSGIGFTMSLFITNLAYADATVITASKIGIVIGSLLAGVIGFIILKINFRKMEST
- a CDS encoding DUF6789 family protein; this encodes MNTKIKQGLIGGVVATVVMTAFMMIAAIIGMPKMSPPKMLATMMGLPILVGWIMHFMIGVIFALVYAFYFMNLLKSINSNVLKGVIFGVAAFIFAQIAMAILGAIKGGMPASEDSVLLIMVAGIVGHIVFGIVVALLVKDVGSTTNFELDQKKGV
- the hflK gene encoding FtsH protease activity modulator HflK — translated: MKNSFNINKIESPLLKNILNYRKTIIIVFLLLLGFFSAFFQIEPEEVGVITRFGKFVKKVEPGLNMKIPFIDELYKVPVERQQKLEFGFRTVKAGVHTQYSKSVAKDESLMLTGDLNLADVEWVVQYRINDAYNYLFKVRNPKNTLRDVSEAALRQIIGDRTVNEVLTVGRTEIATKMEALVNQICKEYSLGIKIDQIVLQDVNPPQPVKAAFNAVNQAQQERETLINQAKSEYNKVIPKASGQAEETIQKAEGFATQRVNKALGEVARFNAIYKEYMKAPGVTRSRIYLETMASVLPKLGNKIIIDEQGNNVLPLLQMQLNK
- a CDS encoding formate/nitrite transporter family protein, yielding MAKEVNALKEALNKPKQIDEILDEQIQTGLREYKRSNQALFLSAISAGLEVGFSVFLMATIYSLFNGVIHPSILHVLLAIAYPLGFIFVVIGKSELFTEHTTLSVIPVLNRNATIKSLLILWGLVYAGNLLGGYFFGYILSVLPERLNAIDNGAFYGIAKKLIDHPWYIILGSGILAGWLMGLLSWLVTSSQDTLSRIVIITLITSVIGIGGLHHSIVGSIEVFTASLTSVKITWVNYLHVQTWATLGNIIGGVVFVAFLKFSHANQHNKHYISSLNKK